The Candidatus Polarisedimenticolaceae bacterium genome window below encodes:
- a CDS encoding M3 family metallopeptidase, whose product MTKRHAVTAALLVLLSACSAAPKPDPALAAKVSSLKAKADADPMLAEWTGPFGGVPPWDKAKADLFPGAFQTGLDLLLAEIDVVAQNPEPPTFANVIVPLENAGRHEDRAETLFGVLTNNLNAPDVQKVDREWSPKQAAARDAIVFNEKLFQRIATVYEGRAKAGLTPEQDRLLTRTYDQYVRAGAKLPAEQKKKLGEINQELAVAYTDFANKVLADENTWIVLQSNDLAGIPDSLKSAYKAAADERKLAGQFAVVNTRSSVDPFLTYSSRRDLREKVWKAFKNRGDNGDANDTKATIAKIVKLRADRAKLLGFASHAHLRMADTMAKDPKTAQELMMKVWPAAVARVKEEVADMQAIAGKDSAKITIEPWDYLYYAEKVRKAKYDLNQDDLKPYFELDSMIHGAFYMAGELYGLEFEEVTPQVPVFSTGVRVWEVKDRTSGKHVGLFYGDYFARAGKRSGAWASPYQGHETFTGKTLPAITSNNNNFVKGAEGEPILISLDDAQTLFHEFGHAIHGLLSEVNYPGLSGTPRDFVEYPSQVHEMWVLTRPILDRFALHYKTKQPMPQALVDKVEASKKFNTGYTTVEYLSAAIVDMELHTLPDGVVDPAAFERDTLAKIGNPKEVAMRHRLPQFNHLFTSDAYSAGYYSYLWSEVMDADTREAFQEAGNVFDKATAEKMKKFILAPGNTTDRAEAYRQFRGRDPEVSALFKKRGFPMGGAAASGQP is encoded by the coding sequence ATGACCAAACGACATGCCGTCACCGCCGCTCTTCTCGTCCTTCTCTCCGCATGCTCGGCCGCGCCCAAGCCCGACCCCGCGCTGGCCGCCAAGGTGTCCTCATTGAAAGCCAAGGCCGATGCCGATCCGATGCTCGCCGAATGGACCGGTCCGTTCGGCGGCGTGCCGCCGTGGGACAAGGCCAAAGCGGACCTCTTCCCGGGGGCGTTCCAGACCGGCCTCGATCTCCTGCTCGCCGAGATCGACGTCGTCGCGCAGAACCCCGAGCCGCCGACCTTCGCGAACGTGATCGTGCCGCTCGAAAACGCCGGTCGTCACGAAGACCGCGCCGAGACTCTCTTCGGCGTGCTCACGAACAACCTCAACGCTCCCGACGTGCAGAAGGTCGATCGCGAGTGGTCGCCGAAGCAGGCCGCCGCGCGCGACGCGATCGTCTTCAACGAGAAGCTCTTCCAGCGCATCGCGACGGTGTACGAAGGCCGCGCCAAGGCCGGCCTCACGCCGGAGCAGGATCGCCTGCTCACGCGGACGTACGACCAGTACGTGCGCGCCGGCGCCAAGCTCCCCGCCGAGCAGAAGAAGAAGCTCGGCGAGATCAACCAGGAGCTGGCGGTCGCCTACACCGATTTCGCCAACAAGGTCCTCGCCGACGAGAACACCTGGATCGTCCTGCAATCGAACGACCTTGCCGGGATTCCCGACTCGCTGAAGTCGGCCTACAAGGCGGCGGCGGACGAGCGCAAGCTCGCCGGGCAGTTCGCGGTCGTCAACACGCGCTCGTCGGTCGACCCGTTCTTGACCTACTCGTCGCGGCGCGATCTCAGAGAGAAGGTGTGGAAGGCGTTCAAGAACCGCGGCGACAACGGCGACGCCAACGACACGAAAGCGACCATCGCGAAGATCGTCAAGCTGCGCGCGGACCGCGCGAAGCTCCTCGGCTTCGCGTCGCACGCGCACCTGCGCATGGCCGACACGATGGCGAAGGATCCCAAGACCGCGCAGGAGCTCATGATGAAGGTGTGGCCGGCGGCGGTCGCGCGCGTCAAGGAAGAGGTCGCCGACATGCAGGCGATCGCCGGCAAGGACAGCGCCAAGATCACGATCGAGCCGTGGGACTACCTCTACTACGCCGAGAAGGTCAGGAAGGCGAAGTACGACCTGAACCAGGACGACCTCAAGCCCTACTTCGAGCTCGACAGCATGATCCACGGCGCGTTTTACATGGCGGGCGAGCTGTACGGCCTCGAGTTCGAGGAGGTCACGCCGCAGGTGCCGGTGTTCTCAACGGGCGTCCGCGTTTGGGAGGTGAAGGACCGCACGAGCGGGAAGCACGTCGGCCTCTTCTACGGCGATTACTTCGCGCGCGCGGGCAAGCGCTCGGGCGCGTGGGCCTCCCCGTACCAGGGGCACGAGACGTTCACCGGCAAGACGCTGCCGGCGATCACCTCGAACAACAACAACTTCGTGAAGGGGGCGGAAGGCGAGCCGATCCTCATCTCGCTCGACGACGCGCAGACACTCTTCCACGAGTTCGGCCACGCGATCCACGGCCTGCTCTCCGAGGTCAACTACCCCGGCCTCTCGGGGACGCCGCGCGATTTCGTCGAGTACCCCTCGCAGGTCCACGAGATGTGGGTGCTTACGCGGCCGATCCTCGACCGCTTCGCGCTGCACTACAAGACGAAGCAGCCGATGCCGCAGGCGCTCGTCGACAAGGTCGAAGCGTCGAAGAAGTTCAACACCGGCTACACGACCGTCGAGTACCTCTCCGCGGCGATCGTCGACATGGAGCTGCACACGCTGCCCGACGGCGTCGTCGATCCCGCGGCCTTCGAGCGCGACACGCTCGCGAAGATCGGGAACCCGAAGGAGGTGGCGATGCGGCACCGGCTGCCGCAGTTCAACCACCTCTTCACGAGCGACGCCTACTCGGCCGGCTACTACAGCTACCTGTGGTCCGAGGTCATGGACGCCGACACGCGCGAGGCGTTCCAGGAGGCGGGGAACGTCTTCGACAAGGCCACGGCGGAGAAGATGAAGAAGTTCATCCTGGCCCCGGGGAACACGACCGATCGCGCCGAAGCGTACCGGCAGTTCCGCGGGCGCGACCCCGAGGTGTCCGCGCTCTTCAAGAAGCGCGGCTTCCCGATGGGAGGAGCGGCGGCCAGCGGGCAGCCCTGA
- a CDS encoding glycosyltransferase family 2 protein, translating to MISVLVPTYKRPEKLARCLAAIAGQTYGDVEAVVVNDGGPSMRDVVAAMDGKLRVVLHEAKQNRGHFACRNVALDLAHGDLIAFCDDDDTYAPDHLASLAPAIAHADLAYSGVTIRATHEGGRVTMLPFSHPFDAALLRKTNFIVPSSVLYRRRLHERLGPFDEAAGPYWDWDWVLRVSAAGAIVHLPTIGVTYDFDLRGGNLSDGPEKDRPFLDYLSAKHRLGPLPSTNFYLMALNDAEAGDTMRG from the coding sequence GTGATCAGCGTTCTCGTTCCCACGTACAAGCGCCCCGAGAAGCTCGCGCGGTGTCTCGCGGCGATCGCGGGTCAAACCTACGGTGACGTCGAAGCGGTCGTCGTCAACGACGGCGGGCCGAGCATGCGCGATGTCGTCGCCGCGATGGACGGGAAGCTCCGCGTCGTTCTCCACGAGGCGAAGCAGAACCGCGGTCATTTCGCGTGCCGCAACGTCGCCCTCGATCTCGCCCACGGCGACCTCATCGCCTTCTGCGACGACGACGACACGTACGCGCCGGATCATCTCGCGTCGCTGGCCCCCGCGATCGCGCACGCGGACCTCGCTTACTCCGGCGTGACGATCCGCGCGACGCACGAGGGCGGCCGGGTGACGATGCTCCCGTTCTCGCATCCGTTCGACGCGGCGCTCCTCCGCAAGACGAACTTCATCGTCCCCTCGTCCGTTCTCTACCGGCGCCGGCTCCACGAGCGCCTCGGCCCGTTCGACGAAGCGGCCGGGCCGTACTGGGATTGGGACTGGGTTCTCCGCGTTTCCGCCGCCGGGGCGATCGTGCACCTGCCGACGATCGGCGTGACGTACGACTTCGATCTGCGCGGCGGAAACCTCTCGGATGGGCCCGAGAAGGACCGTCCGTTCCTCGATTACTTGTCGGCGAAGCATCGCCTGGGGCCGCTGCCCTCGACGAACTTCTACCTGATGGCCTTGAACGATGCCGAGGCGGGCGACACAATGCGCGGATGA
- the lysC gene encoding lysine-sensitive aspartokinase 3 yields the protein MIVCKFGGTSVGDAEALRRLVAIVKGRLQESPLVVVSALSGVSDELIRLVGDAAAGEDRLRGIAERHRALLAQCGDRLAATELAHALDADLASLESHRKGIALLEDASPQVRARVVGTGERMSSRIVAAWLRAAGMNCVEIDAADVVRTIGRDIERDPPDPEAIRERAAAVVVPHLAQGRVVLTQGFIGRDPAGRPSLLGRGGSDYSASLLGRTLGASRIEIWTDVDGVLTANPKIVREARRVRVLSFDEASELAYFGAKVLHPSTLLPAVEADIPVHVLNARRPEGEGTTIVREAIRPKDARFVVKAIAEKRGITVVHVTSTRMLMAHGFLARVFEVFDRFRTAVDLVATSEVSVSVTVDDASAVFEVAEALRSFARVEIERGMAVVCLVGEGMRGRASVAAEVFRAVRDFPVAMITKGASAINISLVVAESDVASVVAALHETFFQGTVPAEIFGESVQGPPASEPAPAWLREVAESHGTPCYVYDLAEIGRRAEAVRGAVATLGGRAFYAMKANANAEILARIVACGLGIEATSPGEVERAIACGCDPANLLFSAANARTDEIVSVLDRGGRVTLSALSEIARVGRERKGAEVLLRINPALGAGHHRHVVTGGAHSKFGIALRDLPEALALAEKEGVRVVGLHAHIGSGIDDPAPLLANARLLFDLAAAHPGIRILDLGGGFGIPYRDGERALDLAAVVEGIRPLLTERSPEIWIEPGRFIVGAAGWLLARVTCRKESDGLTFVGLDTGMNHLLRPALYGAYHRIDNLSGEGRPMEWVEIVGNVCESSDVFASGRAIARCEEGDLLAIRDAGAYGYVMASRYNLRDLPKEVVQDGAPTATAARTSRGSSPGSR from the coding sequence ATGATCGTCTGCAAATTCGGTGGCACCTCCGTCGGCGACGCCGAGGCTCTTCGCCGGCTCGTCGCGATCGTGAAGGGCCGCCTTCAGGAATCGCCGCTCGTCGTCGTCTCCGCGCTCTCCGGCGTGTCGGACGAGCTGATCCGTCTCGTCGGCGACGCCGCGGCGGGCGAGGACCGCCTTCGCGGCATCGCCGAAAGGCATCGCGCGCTCCTCGCGCAGTGCGGCGACCGCCTTGCCGCGACCGAGTTGGCGCACGCTCTCGACGCCGACCTCGCGTCGCTCGAATCGCACCGCAAGGGCATCGCCCTTCTCGAGGATGCGAGCCCGCAGGTGCGGGCCCGCGTCGTCGGCACCGGCGAGCGGATGTCGAGCCGCATCGTCGCCGCGTGGCTCCGCGCGGCGGGGATGAACTGCGTCGAGATCGACGCCGCCGACGTCGTGCGGACGATCGGGCGCGACATCGAGCGCGACCCGCCCGATCCGGAGGCGATTCGCGAGCGCGCCGCCGCGGTCGTCGTACCGCATCTCGCCCAGGGCCGTGTCGTGCTCACGCAGGGGTTCATCGGCCGCGATCCGGCGGGGCGGCCCTCGCTCCTCGGGCGCGGCGGCTCCGACTACTCGGCGTCGCTCCTGGGCCGGACGCTCGGCGCGTCGCGGATCGAGATCTGGACCGACGTCGACGGCGTCCTCACCGCGAACCCGAAGATCGTCCGCGAGGCCCGCCGCGTCCGCGTGCTCTCGTTCGACGAGGCCAGCGAGCTGGCGTACTTCGGCGCGAAGGTCCTCCACCCGAGCACGCTCCTCCCCGCGGTCGAGGCGGACATCCCGGTACACGTCCTGAACGCGCGGCGCCCGGAGGGAGAGGGCACGACGATCGTGCGCGAGGCGATCCGCCCCAAGGACGCGCGCTTCGTCGTGAAGGCGATCGCGGAGAAGCGCGGGATCACGGTCGTCCACGTGACCAGCACGCGCATGCTCATGGCGCACGGCTTCCTCGCGCGCGTGTTCGAGGTGTTCGACCGCTTCCGGACGGCCGTCGACCTCGTCGCGACCTCCGAGGTGTCGGTCTCCGTCACCGTCGACGATGCGAGCGCCGTCTTCGAGGTCGCGGAGGCGCTCCGCAGCTTCGCGCGCGTCGAGATCGAGCGCGGCATGGCGGTCGTCTGCCTCGTCGGCGAAGGGATGCGCGGCCGCGCGTCGGTCGCCGCGGAAGTGTTCCGCGCGGTGCGCGACTTCCCGGTCGCGATGATCACGAAGGGCGCCTCCGCGATCAACATCAGCCTCGTCGTCGCCGAGTCCGACGTCGCGAGCGTCGTCGCCGCCCTCCATGAAACGTTCTTCCAGGGCACCGTCCCCGCCGAGATCTTCGGCGAGAGCGTGCAAGGGCCGCCCGCCTCCGAGCCCGCACCGGCCTGGCTCCGCGAGGTCGCCGAGAGCCACGGCACCCCGTGCTACGTCTACGACCTCGCCGAGATCGGGCGTCGCGCCGAAGCGGTCCGGGGCGCCGTCGCGACGCTCGGCGGGCGCGCCTTCTACGCGATGAAGGCGAACGCGAACGCCGAGATCCTCGCGCGCATCGTCGCCTGCGGCCTCGGCATCGAGGCGACGTCGCCCGGCGAGGTCGAGCGCGCGATCGCCTGCGGCTGCGATCCGGCGAATCTCCTCTTCTCCGCCGCGAACGCGCGCACCGATGAGATCGTCTCCGTCCTCGACCGCGGCGGGCGCGTCACGCTCTCCGCGCTGTCGGAGATCGCGCGCGTCGGCCGAGAGCGAAAGGGGGCCGAGGTCCTCCTCCGCATCAACCCCGCGCTCGGCGCCGGACATCACCGCCACGTCGTCACCGGCGGCGCGCACTCGAAGTTCGGCATCGCCCTTCGCGATCTGCCCGAGGCGCTCGCGCTCGCGGAGAAGGAAGGCGTGAGGGTCGTGGGCCTCCACGCCCACATCGGCTCGGGCATCGACGACCCCGCGCCGCTCCTCGCGAATGCGCGCCTGCTCTTCGATCTCGCGGCGGCGCATCCCGGGATCCGCATCCTCGATCTCGGCGGTGGGTTCGGCATCCCCTACCGCGACGGCGAGCGCGCGCTCGATCTCGCCGCGGTCGTCGAGGGAATCCGGCCTCTGCTCACGGAACGCTCCCCCGAGATCTGGATCGAGCCCGGCCGGTTCATCGTCGGCGCGGCCGGCTGGCTCCTCGCGCGGGTCACCTGCCGCAAGGAATCCGACGGTCTGACGTTCGTCGGCCTCGACACCGGGATGAACCACCTCCTCCGGCCGGCGCTCTACGGCGCCTACCACCGCATCGACAACCTCTCGGGCGAAGGCCGTCCGATGGAGTGGGTCGAGATCGTGGGCAACGTCTGCGAGAGCTCGGACGTCTTCGCGTCGGGTCGCGCGATCGCGCGCTGCGAGGAGGGCGACCTCCTCGCGATCCGCGACGCCGGCGCGTACGGCTACGTCATGGCGAGCCGCTACAACCTGCGCGACCTCCCGAAGGAAGTCGTCCAGGACGGCGCGCCTACGGCGACGGCCGCTCGTACTTCGCGCGGATCTTCTCCAGGCTCGCGATGA
- a CDS encoding DUF3300 domain-containing protein: MIFLRRIVTVLCIASLTGGETLLLAQENKTPPPASPPAAAPAPAPAPAKPADPNAKPADAAAKPAEPESKPIPPEQLDALVAPIALYPDPLLANTLVASTYPLEIIQLHQWMQKEENKKLKDKALSDAVAKQPWDASIQSMAAFPEVVKRLSDDVQWTTDLGNAFLAQQSDVMDACQRMRKKAKDKGSLESNEQQKVETKTEEGKTVIVVQPSNPEVIYVPSYSPTVVYGPPVYPYPPIYYPPYPPGAAFVSFSIGVMWGAAMWGGSCCGCGWGGNNVNINVNNNFNRNNINTGGGRPGGVGGVGGAGGVGGVGGAGGVGGVGGAGKPGGVGGAGGVGGAGKPGGVGGAGKPGGAGGGNWQHNPSHRGAAPYGDNKTANKFGGSSAGSNNRAGAGGGNRAGGGATGARPSTGAVGGGGGAGGAGSRPSAGTSNRGGGGGGGDRVGNRSVGGGGGSSSFGGSGSRGGGGFGGGSGFSGSGARSSSSRGSSSFGGSRGGGGGGGRRR; this comes from the coding sequence ATGATCTTCCTCCGTCGCATCGTGACCGTCCTCTGCATCGCGTCGCTGACAGGCGGCGAGACGCTCCTCCTGGCGCAGGAGAACAAGACGCCACCTCCCGCGTCTCCGCCGGCCGCCGCTCCGGCTCCCGCGCCCGCTCCGGCGAAACCGGCCGATCCCAACGCGAAGCCGGCGGACGCGGCCGCCAAGCCTGCCGAGCCCGAGTCGAAGCCGATTCCTCCCGAGCAGCTCGACGCGCTCGTCGCACCGATCGCGCTCTACCCGGATCCGCTCCTGGCGAACACGCTCGTCGCTTCGACGTACCCGCTCGAGATCATCCAGCTCCACCAGTGGATGCAGAAGGAAGAGAACAAGAAGCTCAAGGACAAGGCGCTCTCCGACGCGGTCGCGAAGCAGCCGTGGGACGCCTCGATCCAATCGATGGCGGCGTTCCCGGAAGTCGTGAAGCGCCTCTCCGACGACGTTCAGTGGACGACCGACCTTGGGAACGCCTTCCTCGCGCAGCAGAGCGACGTGATGGATGCGTGCCAGCGGATGCGGAAGAAGGCGAAGGACAAGGGCTCGCTCGAGTCGAACGAGCAGCAGAAGGTCGAGACCAAGACGGAAGAAGGCAAGACGGTCATCGTCGTTCAACCGTCCAATCCCGAGGTGATCTACGTCCCGTCGTACTCGCCGACGGTCGTCTACGGCCCGCCGGTCTATCCGTACCCGCCGATCTACTACCCGCCGTATCCGCCGGGCGCCGCGTTCGTGTCGTTCTCGATCGGCGTGATGTGGGGTGCCGCGATGTGGGGCGGCTCTTGCTGCGGCTGCGGCTGGGGCGGTAACAACGTCAACATCAACGTGAACAACAATTTCAACAGGAACAACATCAATACCGGCGGCGGCAGACCGGGCGGAGTCGGAGGTGTCGGCGGCGCCGGTGGCGTAGGCGGAGTCGGTGGAGCCGGCGGCGTCGGAGGCGTCGGTGGCGCGGGCAAGCCGGGCGGAGTGGGCGGTGCCGGCGGTGTCGGTGGCGCAGGCAAGCCCGGAGGCGTCGGTGGCGCAGGCAAGCCCGGAGGCGCGGGCGGCGGCAACTGGCAACACAACCCGAGCCACCGCGGCGCGGCGCCTTACGGCGACAACAAGACGGCGAACAAGTTCGGCGGCTCGAGCGCCGGCAGCAACAATCGTGCGGGAGCGGGCGGAGGTAACCGCGCAGGCGGTGGCGCTACGGGCGCCCGGCCGAGCACCGGCGCCGTCGGTGGTGGTGGCGGAGCAGGCGGGGCCGGATCGCGGCCGAGCGCAGGGACGTCGAATCGAGGGGGCGGAGGCGGAGGCGGCGACCGCGTCGGCAATCGCAGCGTCGGCGGCGGCGGAGGCAGCAGCAGCTTCGGCGGCAGTGGCTCGCGCGGCGGTGGCGGGTTCGGCGGCGGCAGCGGCTTCTCGGGAAGCGGCGCGCGCTCGAGCTCGTCGCGCGGCTCGTCGAGCTTCGGTGGCTCACGCGGCGGTGGCGGTGGCGGTGGGAGGCGGAGATGA
- a CDS encoding DUF2950 domain-containing protein: protein MTAMKAILATAFLGLALGATAAEPAKPPSHPAAPAGQKTYSSPDEAARALIQAATADDIEALKQIFGPSGLDLVVTGDDVQDKNRAKAFADQAATKHRIERDPKDAKRAILSVGDDDWPLPIPIVQGPAGHWYFDTKAGRQEILYRRIGQNELDAIEICEGFVEAQDEYASTKHDGATINQYAQRMVSTPGKQDGLAWQKPDGTWDGPVAETIANAIAEGYTDRAQPYHGYFFKVLKGQGSHAKFGALDFVVNNVMIGGFALVAAPAEYRGTGVKTFIVNQDGVVYEKDLGAKTLDAFKAMTIFDPDKGWTPVHH, encoded by the coding sequence ATGACGGCGATGAAGGCGATCCTGGCGACGGCGTTCCTCGGGCTCGCGCTGGGTGCAACGGCAGCCGAGCCGGCGAAGCCGCCGAGTCATCCCGCGGCGCCGGCCGGGCAGAAGACGTACTCGAGCCCCGACGAAGCGGCACGCGCGCTCATCCAGGCGGCGACCGCCGACGACATCGAGGCGCTCAAGCAGATCTTCGGCCCGAGCGGCCTCGATCTCGTCGTCACCGGCGACGACGTCCAGGACAAGAATCGCGCGAAGGCGTTCGCCGACCAGGCGGCGACCAAGCACCGCATCGAGCGCGACCCGAAAGACGCGAAGCGCGCGATCCTCTCCGTCGGCGACGACGACTGGCCGCTCCCGATCCCGATCGTCCAGGGTCCCGCTGGGCACTGGTACTTCGACACGAAGGCCGGCAGGCAGGAGATCCTCTACCGCCGCATCGGCCAGAACGAGCTCGACGCGATCGAGATCTGCGAAGGCTTCGTCGAGGCGCAGGACGAGTACGCGTCCACGAAGCACGACGGCGCCACGATCAACCAATACGCGCAGCGCATGGTGAGCACACCGGGCAAGCAAGACGGTCTCGCCTGGCAGAAGCCGGACGGGACGTGGGACGGTCCGGTCGCGGAGACGATCGCGAACGCGATCGCCGAGGGTTACACCGATCGCGCGCAGCCGTATCACGGCTACTTCTTCAAGGTGCTGAAGGGTCAGGGATCGCACGCCAAGTTCGGCGCGCTCGACTTCGTCGTCAACAACGTCATGATCGGCGGCTTCGCGCTGGTCGCCGCGCCCGCCGAGTACCGCGGCACCGGCGTCAAGACGTTCATCGTCAACCAGGACGGGGTCGTCTACGAGAAAGACCTCGGCGCGAAGACGCTCGACGCGTTCAAGGCGATGACGATCTTCGATCCTGACAAGGGCTGGACGCCGGTTCATCACTGA
- a CDS encoding GlsB/YeaQ/YmgE family stress response membrane protein: MFIVWWIVVGLIAGWATGKIMKGSGYGAALDIVLGIVGAVIGGAIMRALGFATTGGMVGTILVAILGAIVLVWVVRLLKRA; this comes from the coding sequence ATGTTCATCGTCTGGTGGATCGTCGTCGGCTTGATCGCCGGCTGGGCGACCGGGAAGATCATGAAGGGCAGCGGCTACGGCGCCGCGCTCGACATCGTCCTCGGCATCGTCGGCGCCGTGATCGGCGGGGCGATCATGAGGGCGCTCGGTTTCGCGACGACCGGTGGGATGGTGGGGACGATCCTGGTTGCGATCCTCGGCGCGATCGTCCTCGTCTGGGTCGTCAGGCTCCTGAAGCGCGCGTGA
- a CDS encoding ATP-binding protein: MFERFRRWARRRPGRAAGVFERRLAEVIGSLTDPFVMFDRRFRFVFVNDVAVTVLRKSREELIGSDVREAFPQAEQLQRAMKDRVPVEFESFHQPFQRWHFAKAYPTSDGGLALFFRDITDRKAEAERASAFKDEFLSTLAHELRTPTNAILGWVRVLERRPDDTSLAHEGIQVIARNAKAQSDLIADLLDMSRIISGKIRLEVATVDLSHVIAAAVATMRPAAEAKQIRIDLLLDPSADTIRGDAGRIQQVVTNLLSNAVKFTPKDGRIEIALSKSGSQSEIAVRDTGVGIAPAFLPYVFDRFRQCDASTTREQGGLGLGLAIVKQLVELHGGTVRVDSPGTGHGTTFTVALPVALLHAVDDDAAPELLSTLAVFARGAKH; the protein is encoded by the coding sequence TTGTTCGAGAGATTCCGTCGGTGGGCGAGGAGACGGCCCGGCCGCGCGGCCGGTGTCTTCGAAAGGCGTCTGGCCGAGGTCATCGGCAGCCTGACCGACCCCTTCGTCATGTTCGACCGCCGCTTCCGGTTCGTCTTCGTGAACGACGTCGCGGTCACGGTGCTGCGAAAGTCCCGTGAAGAATTGATCGGGAGCGACGTCCGGGAGGCGTTCCCCCAAGCGGAGCAGCTCCAGCGCGCGATGAAGGATCGCGTCCCGGTCGAGTTCGAGAGCTTCCATCAGCCGTTCCAGCGCTGGCACTTCGCGAAGGCCTACCCGACCTCCGACGGAGGCCTCGCGCTCTTCTTCCGCGACATCACGGACCGGAAGGCCGAGGCCGAGCGTGCGAGCGCCTTCAAGGACGAGTTCCTGTCGACGCTCGCGCACGAGCTTCGGACTCCGACGAACGCGATCCTGGGGTGGGTCCGCGTTCTCGAGCGGCGGCCGGACGACACCTCGCTCGCACACGAAGGGATCCAGGTCATCGCGCGGAACGCCAAGGCGCAATCCGATCTCATCGCCGATCTCCTCGACATGAGCCGGATCATCTCCGGGAAGATCCGGCTCGAAGTCGCGACGGTCGATCTCTCGCACGTCATCGCGGCGGCGGTCGCGACGATGCGGCCCGCGGCCGAGGCGAAGCAGATCCGGATCGATCTCCTCCTCGACCCGAGCGCCGACACGATCCGCGGCGACGCCGGACGGATCCAGCAGGTCGTGACGAACCTCCTTTCGAACGCGGTGAAGTTCACCCCCAAGGACGGCCGCATCGAGATCGCGCTCTCGAAGTCCGGCTCGCAATCCGAGATCGCCGTCCGCGACACAGGCGTCGGGATCGCGCCGGCGTTCCTGCCGTACGTCTTCGATCGGTTCCGCCAGTGCGACGCGTCGACGACGAGGGAGCAGGGCGGCCTGGGTCTCGGGCTCGCGATCGTCAAGCAGCTCGTCGAGCTGCACGGGGGCACCGTGCGCGTCGACAGTCCGGGGACCGGGCACGGAACGACGTTCACCGTGGCGCTGCCGGTCGCGCTCCTGCACGCCGTCGACGACGACGCGGCGCCGGAGCTGCTGTCCACGCTCGCGGTCTTCGCCCGCGGCGCCAAACACTGA
- a CDS encoding response regulator transcription factor — MEIARRTRLLFVDDRVEFRRLFELFMEEHPDLEIVGMSARATGLEEKVSQLQPDVVVLDISMPGEDPLEVMSAIKQSDSHVRFLVFSLRDDEATIGRALAAGADGYAVKEGSFEALAQTIRKVARGESVIARGGATSLK, encoded by the coding sequence ATGGAGATCGCCAGGAGAACGAGGCTGCTGTTCGTCGACGACCGGGTCGAGTTCCGGCGCCTCTTCGAGCTGTTCATGGAGGAACACCCGGACCTCGAGATCGTCGGCATGTCGGCGCGCGCAACCGGCCTCGAGGAGAAGGTGTCGCAGCTCCAGCCCGACGTCGTCGTCCTCGACATCTCGATGCCCGGCGAAGATCCGCTCGAGGTCATGAGCGCGATCAAGCAGAGCGACTCGCACGTCCGCTTCCTCGTGTTCAGCCTCCGGGACGACGAGGCGACGATCGGCCGCGCGCTCGCCGCCGGCGCCGACGGTTACGCCGTCAAGGAAGGCAGCTTCGAGGCCCTGGCCCAGACGATCCGCAAGGTGGCGCGCGGCGAGTCGGTCATCGCGCGCGGCGGAGCGACATCCCTGAAGTAA